The genomic stretch TTATATGGTAAACGACTTTATAATAGTGTCGATGGCTTGTATAGAATAATAAGTTAGTAACTATGAAGTCAGCAAACACCTTGTTTCTTTCGTTAGTGAATGACACAACTTTTTCAACTTTGATGCACAAAGCACCCAATGACAAAACCAACTAAATGTCAAAATGCCGCGGAAAAATATATACTCGCTCAGTTCCAAtaatttgtttactttttatatTCTTGTGAGCCGTATTTtattcaaaggtaaacaaatgattgggacggaggaagTATTTGTCTAAATAGAGTCAAAATGCAGATAATGAGACTGGCAAATTTGGTGCAGCACATAGCATGTATGAATCTCGAGAATCAACGACTAAACAGAAAATGAGAAAATGTAACTTGAGTCGGAACATAACAGTAGAAATATCTTGTCCATTAAATTCTGATAGAATCATGCAATTCCAATATTCATAGGAAAATTGTGTTACAAAACATTAGCTTAAGTTCCCAAGCcatgtttggaaaaaaaaaggcAGCGTCTCCGAGTAGTAACTTGTTAAGTCTCCTTGTCCGGCCTCCATTCTAATCCTATGTCTATACAAAGCAACTAAAAGGGCCAGCTCCTGGAGAATGAATTTTCCGGTATGGTTATGGTAGAAAATGTGAGACTCATTGGCGGACTGACGTAACTTAATCTTGCCATGAGGATAACAGAATAAAAATGAGTTCTGTAGAGTAATTCATTCAGGTTTCACCAAGGTCAATCGACAACATCAACGGGTTTTGATACCTCGGAATTCTTTGTTAGTGTAGTCAGCTCCTTTTCTTGTTGGGTTTTAAGGAAACCCTGAGCAGTTGCATTCACAATCTTGAAGAAGAAATTTAGAAGGACAAGCCACACGACGGTATTCCATATTGAAGCAAACGAAACACCCCAGTTTTTCCCCTGAAACATACATAATCAACCAGCTTGAGGTATACTTATTAAGGAGTTAAAAAGTGGGACAATGGTATCAAATCCAGGCCGTCATTAGGGCTATTGGGTACGGATTTTGATGTTGCCACTGTCACGGTGTCACCATATTTTTGCCGTCAACGACTGAGATTTTGATGCAACAATCTAAAAACAAAATTATAAGATTTATAATTTTTGAAGTAGCCTCATTCTACTAATTTATAAATTTTGAAGTAGGCTAATGGTACTACATTCGGATCACAGCCCATTTTAagatatatttttatataaccaCAATCTTTTTCTGAGACGGTATCGGCTGCATTTGTGATAATGGTTTGAGCAGTTATCACCGATTCCATGGTCACGGCAAGAAATGAGATTAATAATCACGACTAGGGGTCTGTCTGAAAGTATTTTACCGGAAATGCGCAAGAGAGGAATGCAAAAACAATTACCATGAGGAGGGATATGAGGGTAGTTTACCTGGACATTTGCGGCTACTGGTGGAGCAGCTACAAGGTATTTGTCTTTGGCAGCATGCAGTGTGGCAATCAACTTAGGCAATACAGAGGCAACTCCAGGTATATGGCTAAGCACCCAAATCAATTCATTCTCAACCCAATCTAGAAGCTGATTGTTGCATACTGAGATGATTAAAACAGTCTGGAACAACAAAAGACGACATCAGCAAAAGAGGGACGTGATTAGCGTGAAAAAAAATACATGAAAGCCAAGAGTCAAAGAATCTAAAGTAGATGAGTGATCGACCAACCTGAATGTGCGTTTTTATAATTGCCTTTCCGAATAATGTTGCAAGGAAAAATTGCCAAAAAGGTATCCCAAATTGACCACACATGATACCAGCTAGATCAAACAAGGGATTTGGAATCTGAGAATATAAGAAAGTTATCATCAAAATTATTTTGCACAAAATAATTAGACTCTGACCTCAACTGATATGGATCGATATAGAAGCAACCAGGTCAGAATGTTGCTGCAACAAAGAGACCTAGGGCAATGAAAAACCCGTGGCTAATACTCTTCCCAGCTGAATTTGTTACGGCAGCTAGAGTGGTTGTTTTTTTAACTCAATTAGAGTAGGTCTCCTGAGGGTCTCTTAATAActtattgaaagaccgtctctcccaagttttagtgaaCTTGTTTGAAGATTTCCCATTTGTGATCACCCTTATTGTTCTTGCTAATGGAAAGACAAAGCACTAGTAAGTTTTAACTGTCACGTTTTGAGAACAGGCAGTTAATATTTCTTTGACCGACCTCGAAGACATCTCACCAGTCTATGCTGACTGATGACCACAAGCTGAAATCTTATCCTAAAGCAGAGCTTTTCAAATTTCTGATTGGAAAAGAAGTTGCTAAAAATATGTCATCGCTTAAAACAGGAATATGTAAAGTATCCACAATTTTTACAGATGTTCGGGAAGATTTAAGTCattttaatatttaattataaattataattagCTTTTGTTGATGATCATCAAGGCAGTCAAAGGTCCATTGCCTAACTAGTACTATCAGCCTGTAAGGATTTTTGATACTATCATTGAAAACCACCGACTTGACTCGGGACAcaaaaaaaaattccataaagAATTAGATGCAGAGGACGACTAAAGAATATAACGGAAAGTTATGCACACTCACTGAAGCAAGCAGCAAAATAGTCCAGAAGTTCAAATACTGTGAATGTGATAAGAGCCATGACTTCATTTGCTTCAAACGCCTCCCAACAATTCCATTATCTTCCGCAGAAGAAGCATCCAGATCTTCCATTGGGTCCAATTTACTTCCAGATAAGCTTGCTGCAAGTTGTTAAATTAAATTATGATTTAAGTATGCATCTATCAATATTCAATATGCATCTTGAAAATGAATAAGCATAATTAGCTGCaagttgttaaaaatttatgattCACCATGCATTTACCGAAGAAGCCCTAGCCTACTGGGTAAGACCGAGGTACTGTGAACATTAGGTCGCGGGTTTGAATCCCCCCCTCCCTCGGAATACTATCCTTGTGGACCATTTGACACCAgaaaacaaaaagaacaaaagtaactTTGAAGCACTGTACCAATACACATGGCTTTTTATAAGAGAACATTAATACAGGAAGAAAGCAAAAATTAAGGGCAGACAAAATAGGAAAAAAACTTAAATGGAGAATAAAAAAGCAAAGGGCAGACAGTCATCACATTTCAATCAGCTTTCTATTCTTGCAACATTCAAGAGCAACATTCCCACTACTCACCCACAAATTCTGTTCAATTGAGAGATAAAATAGGAACCAAAAGTTGATAAGTGATACACGAGCCCTTCATTCCAACATATCAAATCAACCAAATAGTAGACTCATAGAAGTTGAGTGTACCAACTGACAGCAAATAACATGCATCAAATGTTGGAAATTCAGGGCAATGAAATTACGTCATGAATCACGATAGAATTGCAATGACACATTTTAAAGGTTTCTAAGGTTACTATGAATGTAGATTGAGAGTTAATAGGCAGCAATTTGGCCGCAACAAGAATATTAGGCCACAACAAATGGTCTTACGGTTGCAGATGATATTCTGGTAGAATCTATAACGGGGaaataaaatttaaaataaaGAGGCGGTCAACTGATGGAGGTGGTTGGGGCTGTAAACGAGCCGGTCTGAGGTCGAGCTCTAATAAGTTAGATGGGCTAGTTTAGGCCCGTCTTTATATTTGTATCGTATTAGTCGTATGGGATGAAACCCTTGTTTGTGAAGTATTATAAATACCGTACTAAATATCGATGAAAGGCAGATTGTTTTTCCGTATCTATGTTGTAATTCTAGCAAGCTCGGGTGGGCTCGAATTCGAATTCGAATCGAGCTCGGCTCGAGCTCCAATCGAACTCGTTTTATCATTATATTATTTTTACCTTCTCACCTATTGAATTtaactaaatataaatatttttataaaattataactaaaaaatattatattataatatacTTACAAATGCCTAAATAACAcataatttgaaataaaattaatattatataaaaaaaattatacaaaaaaaaatgataatCGAGCCCAAACCAGCTTCCGAGCCTTGCTGAGCTCGACGAGCAAGCTCATATAATTTACAGCCGTAGAGGTGGTGCTGGGAATTGGTGGAGGGAAAAAAAGGAAGACATGGACAAGTAATCATGTACTTCATTTTCACAGATATTCCACCCTAGGTTGATTAATGTCAATCCAAGCATACCATAAGAAAAGTAGCAGAAAAAACGAAAACCTGATGCAGGcagctttttttttttcaggACCATTAGGAAAGCATTAAATCACATTTCAAATTAAAATACAAGGGTGATTGATGTTTGGGGCCAACGTGTCTTTGACTTTGTTTTAAGTGTAACTAATTGCGTTGCCTACCATAGTCCATATATATTTACGGAGTATATATTAAGAAAGagacaaaaaagaaaacaaatgGGTTGTTGCAGAAAACACAAAAACAAGAAGGTCGAGGATAAAACTTCGGTCTAATCTATTTTACTTCGACTTACTTCGACTCTTTACTTCTGGTGCAATATTTGTGTCCAACACGACACACAAAAGTTTTAAGTATGGAATTCGTCTTGACCTTTACCGATACAGCACTTCTCCAAACAAAGATAGAAAGGGAGAACGAGTATGAGCTTGTGAATCGAAAGTGCTATAACCGAGTCTCGCTATCTTTTATTGCCCGATCAAATTGCGACAACCATTGCCAACCCCTTGAATTGAGGAATGCCTTACCGCGAGAACGAGTATGAGCTTGTGAATCGAAAGTGGAAAAAGATAGTCTATGAGGGGGAGGCGGGATTTATTTTGTATGGACCGGGGCATAGGGAACCAATTCAACAAGTTCCCATTGTACCCCAACAGGTTTTCCGAGATGATTTAGGGGGAGGGGGCAACCAAACACAACCCGAGGTTCATGAGCAAGAACCTAATGTGGAAGAGACGGGAGGGGTTTACCACTCTACTCTACTTATGATGTTTGGGGGTCTTCTAACTCCATGGAGACCGACCAACAACCAAACACCTCCCAACCCACACAAAATCCCACCTTTGACTTCTTTTCCTCTTTTGACTTTGCAAACCCCATGAACCAAGATGCCGAGTTTAAATACTAACCGCAACCACAACCTCAACAACCTAGCCGAGCATCTTTCCATGTACCCTCCTCTAATCAATGGGAGGATATGTTTGGCATGATGAGGGAGACTAGAGATTTTGCTAGGGAGGCTAGGGACATTGGGACTAGTAACCGAACCTATAGTGAGGAAACCCGGAGAATCATTGTTGAGAACCAAAGACTTTTTGAGGAGAGTCGTGGCTATGCTAGGGACACTAGGAATATGACCATGACTTCCCTCCTTTATGGTAGACGGAACGCAAACTGTCTAAATGTTATCTCCGGGGTACAAAGAGACAATTAGAGGAGCTAAGATCAAGAAGCTTTGCCGTCCGCCAAAACCCTTCTAACCAACCACCACCCGGCTCGCCAAAACCCTTCTAACCAACCACCACCCAGCTCGCAATAGGTGGTGTGTCATGCGGGAAAGCTATCTAGTTGTCCTTCCGTGTCGGTTCCTCCTAGTCTCTCTCTTTTGTGGTAATGGTTGTGTTGGTTTAGTTAGCTTTTATTCTTGGTTATCTCTTGAATTTTTGCCCTTGATGTCCTTTACCTTATTTGGTTTTGACTTGATTCGGTGTGTTTCACCTAGCACCAA from Silene latifolia isolate original U9 population chromosome 2, ASM4854445v1, whole genome shotgun sequence encodes the following:
- the LOC141642301 gene encoding vacuole membrane protein KMS1-like isoform X2, whose protein sequence is MASPVSSQSTLPNSSISGIREKHQQELESLTLTTRPFRTLKFFAFAIHVYVKQSVRYILAKGGWLLVLGTLVATCGVFLATSEGSHEKHFEEVLRYLQFVLWWTALGVASSIGLGSGLHTFVLYLGPHIALFTIKAMQCGRVDLKSAPYDTIRLKQGPSWLDKDCSEFGPPLFMSSSGSRVPLSSILAQVQMEAVLWGIGTALGELPPYFISRAASLSGSKLDPMEDLDASSAEDNGIVGRRLKQMKSWLLSHSQYLNFWTILLLASIPNPLFDLAGIMCGQFGIPFWQFFLATLFGKAIIKTHIQTVLIISVCNNQLLDWVENELIWVLSHIPGVASVLPKLIATLHAAKDKYLVAAPPVAANVQGKNWGVSFASIWNTVVWLVLLNFFFKIVNATAQGFLKTQQEKELTTLTKNSEVSKPVDVVD